DNA sequence from the Streptomyces tsukubensis genome:
GCATCGGCCACGCCCTTCTCCGCGTCCACGAACGCGGCGGCCGCGGCCGCCGGCTCCACGGACGGGTCCGTCAACAGCCCGTCGGCCAGCGGCTCAAGACCGGCCTCCCGCGCGATCTGCGCCTTCGTCCGCCGCTTGGGCTTGAAGGGCAGATAGATGTCCTCCAGCCGGGCCTTGGTGTCGGCGGCCAGGATCCGCGCCTCCAGCGCGTCGTCCAGCTTGCCCTGTTCCCGTACGGACTCCAGGACGGACTTCCGCCGGTCCTCCAGCTCCCGCAGATACCGCAGCCGCTCCTCCAGCGTCCGGAGCTGGGCGTCGTCCAGCATCTCGGTCGCCTCTTTGCGGTACCGGGCGATGAAGGGAACCGTCGACCCGCCGTCGAGCAGCCCCACGGCCGCCACGACCTGCCGCTCCCGTACGCCGAGTTCCTCGGCGATCCTGCCTTCGATGGACATCGTCACGGTTCCCCGACTCGCCTTCTGTACCGGCTGTGCTTGAGCCTGCATTCTGCCAAACGGTCCCCTCTCCCCGGGGTCCCACGCCCTGAGTCACCCACAGGCGGGGGCAGACTGCGTCCATGGGCGAACACCACAGGCAGCCGACGACACCCCCCTCCGACTACCGGGCCGACCGGGCCTCCCGGGCCGCCGACCCGGCGACCGCGTACGCCTGGGCCGGAATCGGCGGCGGAGAACCACCCGGACCCGTGACCGTCGTCCCGGCCCCCGGCGCGCTGCCCGCGAAACTGCCCGTACGGGAACTGGCCCGGGCCTGCGTCGGCGCCTGCTCCCTCGCCGCGGCGCAACTGCTCGCACGGCGCACCGGGGCCCCCGTACCCCCGGTCAGGATCGACGAGGCCGCGGTCGCCGCCGCCTTCGTCAGTGAACGCCTGCTCAGGATCGACGGCCGCTCCCTCACCCCCTTCGCCCCGCTCTCGGGCTTCCTGCGCACCGGCGACGGCTGGGTCCGCACCCACGCGAACTACCCCCACCACCGGGCCGCCCTGCTGCGGGCCCTCGGCCTCCACGACCCCGGTGACGGCGACGACAGGGCGCTCGCCCGGAACCTCGCCGCCGAACTCGCCTCCCGTACGGCCCACGAGGTACAGGAGACCGTGTACGCGGCGGGCGGACTCGCGGTGGCCGTCGCGGGCGCCCCCGGCCCGCCGCCCGCGGAAACCCCGCCGCTGACGGTCCGGAGCGCGCCGGGGGAGGGGCCCGCCCGTCCGCTGCCTCCCGCGGCCCTGCCCGCCGCCGGAGTCCGGGTCCTCGACCTGACCCGCGTCATCGCCGGGCCCGTCGCCACCCGCACCCTCGCCCTGCTCGGGGCCGACGTCCTGCGGATCGACCCGCCACGGCTCCCCGAGGACCCCGACGCCCACGCCGACACCGGCCCCGGCAAACGCTCCGCACTCCTCGACCTCGCCGCCCCCGGCGACCGGCGCATCTTCGACGAGCTCCTCGATACGGCCGACGTCCTCGTCCTCGGCTACCGGCCCGGCGCGCTCGACGCCCTCGGCCTGGACCCCGGCACCCTGGCCGCCCGCAGGCCGGGCCTGATCACGGCCCGGCTCGACGCCTGGGGCGATCCGAACCCCCTGGCCGGGCGCCGCGGCTTCGACAGCCTGGTGCAGGCCGCGACCGGCATCGCCGCCGTGGAAGCGGCGGAGGACGGCCGTCCCGGCGTCCTGCCCGCCCAGGCCCTGGACCACGGCACCGGCTATCTCCTCGCGGCCGCCGTCCTGCGCGCACTGACCGAACGACAGGAAACCGGCGGCGGCCGACTGCTCCGGCTCTCCCTCGCCGCCACCGCGTCCTGGCTGCTCCACGGCATCCGCCCGCCGCTGCCCGAACCGCCCCGGTCCCCCGCCCCGGACCCGGCGCCCTGGCTGACCACCACCGCATCCCCGTACGGCACCCTGCGCCACGCCCTGACCCCGGTCCACTACGAGGGCGCACCCCGCAGCTGGAGCCGCCCGCCCTCCCGGTGGGGCACGGACCGGCCCGTCTGGGCCTGACCCCGGGCCGCCCGCACCACCCGACGGCCATGGCAGGAAAGGTGGGTTGCTCGTCATTGCGGCCATCGGGCGGGCCGCCCAGGATGAAGGCATGCCCGAGCGAACCGTTCTCGTCGTCCTCTACGACGGCGTCCAGAGCCTCGATGTCACCGGACCTGTCGATGTGTTCGCCGGCGCCGGGTATGCGGTCGGCGACCCCTCGGCGTACCGGCTGAGCACCGCGTCTCCCGGCGGCCGCCCGGTCCGGACCGGCAGCGGGATGAGGCTGCTGCCCGATATCGACCTCGAATCCGCTCCCGTACCCCACACCCTCGTCGTGCCGGGCGGCGCCGACGGCAGCGACAGCTCCCCTGAGGTCGTCGACTGGCTGCGGGAGCACGGGCCGCGGGCCGAACGGCTGGTGTCCGTATGCACCGGATCCTTCCTGCTCGCCGCCGCCGGGCTGCTCGACGGACACCGGGCCACCACCCACTGGGCGTTCTGCGACGAGTTCGCCCGGGAGTACCCGGAGATCGACGTCGACCCGGAGCCGATCTTCGTACGGGACGGCCGGATCTCCACCTCCGCCGGGGTGACCACGGGCATCGACCTCGCCCTCGCACTCGTCGAGGAGGACCACGGACGGGAAGCCGCGCTCGTCGTCGCCCGCCATCTCGTGGTCTTCCTCCGGCGGCCGGGGAACCAGGCCCAGTTCAGCGCCCCGCTGGCCGCCCAGACCGCCCATCGCGAGCCGCTGCGCGACGTCCAGCGCTGGATCGCGGAGAACCCGGACCGGGATCTCTCCGTCGCCTCCCTCGCCGCCCGCGCCAGGCTCTCGCCGCGCCACTTCGCCCGCGCCTTCCACGCCGAGACCGGCGTCACGCCCGGGCGGTACGTGGAACGGATCCGCCTCGAACACGCCCGCCGGCTCCTGGAGGAGACCACCCGAGGCGTCGAGGAGGTCTCACGCGCCTGCGGCTACGGCACACCGGAGGCGATGCGCCGGGCCTTCCTCCGCAATCTGGACACGGCCCCGCTGGAGTACCGCAGGCGCTTCCACGCCCCCCTGACCCCTTCCTAGCACTTTCCCAGCACTCACCCGACATCACCGAACGAAAGGGTTTTCCCATGCAGATCGCCGTACTCCTCTACGACCGTTTCACCACCCTCGACGCCGTCGGCCCCTACGAACTCCTCGGGCGCCTGCCGGGCGCCGAGACCGTCTTCGTCGGCAAGGAGCGGGGGCCCGTCTACGGCGACCAGGGATCGCTGGCCCTGGTCGCCGAAAAGACCCTGGCCGAGGTGACGAACCCCGACATCGTGCTGGTCCCCGGCGGGCCGGGCGACCAGGACGCCATGGCGGACGAGGAGATCCTCGCCTGGCTGCGTACCGTCGACGCGGGCACCACCTGGACCACCTCCGTCTGCACGGGCTCCCTCCTGCTGGGCGCGGCCGGACTCCTGCAGGGGCGCCGGGCCACCAGCCACTGGCTGGCCTACGAGGAACTCGCGACGCTGGGCGCCGAGCCCACCGGGGAACGGGTGGTCTTCGACGGCAAGTACGTCACCGCCGCCGGGGTGTCCTCCGGTATCGACATGGCGCTTCATCTCCTGGGCCGGATCGGCGGCGACGAACTCGCCCAGTCCGTGCAGCTGCTCACCGAGTACGACCCGCAGCCCCCGTACGACGCGGGCTCGCCCGACAAGGCGCCCGCACACCTCGTCGAACAGTGGCGGGACACCGCGGCGCTCCCCGCCTGAGACGGCGCGAGCGGACCGCACCGGGCCGGGCCCTCCCTTTCGGCCCTCCCCCTGCGTCCTGCGGGCACAGGGGGAGGGCGTCGGCCCGGGTCGAGGTCTCCCGGGCGTCGAGCCGGACGACTGGGAAAACAACGGGGGAACGATTCATGAGCGACGACAGGAGTTCGGTTGTCACGGAACGGCGGGAGACCCAGCGGCTCCAGACGGAGCTGCTCGGGTACGCGCGTCCGGGCCGCGACGGAAACGCACGCGAAATACGCAGACTGATCGACTGGCTGGGCACAGCGGTCGGGGGGTCGGCCGTGTTGCGGGACGCGGGGGCCGAAGGCGGCGGACCGTTGGTGCGCGATGTGGCCGCGGGCCGCCCACGCTCCGCGTCGGTCGTGGAGAACGGCCGCGGGCTTCGTCTTCTCGCCCTGGGAACCACGAGCCCCCACCCGGTGCTCGTCGTGGCCCGGAGCGCTCCCTTCGACCCGGAATCGGCGGAACTCGTCGGCCGCGCCGCCATGGTCCTGGAGCTCCTGCTCCGTGCGGCGGAAGCGGATACGGCCCACCGCAGGGCGCACGAGGTCACCGGCCATCTGCAGGCGGCGGTCTGGCAGTTCCTCATGAGGGGCGACGTAGAGCCGGCCCGGCGGGCCGTGGCGGGGGTGAGACCGG
Encoded proteins:
- a CDS encoding DJ-1/PfpI family protein, which produces MQIAVLLYDRFTTLDAVGPYELLGRLPGAETVFVGKERGPVYGDQGSLALVAEKTLAEVTNPDIVLVPGGPGDQDAMADEEILAWLRTVDAGTTWTTSVCTGSLLLGAAGLLQGRRATSHWLAYEELATLGAEPTGERVVFDGKYVTAAGVSSGIDMALHLLGRIGGDELAQSVQLLTEYDPQPPYDAGSPDKAPAHLVEQWRDTAALPA
- a CDS encoding GlxA family transcriptional regulator, producing the protein MPERTVLVVLYDGVQSLDVTGPVDVFAGAGYAVGDPSAYRLSTASPGGRPVRTGSGMRLLPDIDLESAPVPHTLVVPGGADGSDSSPEVVDWLREHGPRAERLVSVCTGSFLLAAAGLLDGHRATTHWAFCDEFAREYPEIDVDPEPIFVRDGRISTSAGVTTGIDLALALVEEDHGREAALVVARHLVVFLRRPGNQAQFSAPLAAQTAHREPLRDVQRWIAENPDRDLSVASLAARARLSPRHFARAFHAETGVTPGRYVERIRLEHARRLLEETTRGVEEVSRACGYGTPEAMRRAFLRNLDTAPLEYRRRFHAPLTPS
- a CDS encoding CoA transferase; the protein is MGEHHRQPTTPPSDYRADRASRAADPATAYAWAGIGGGEPPGPVTVVPAPGALPAKLPVRELARACVGACSLAAAQLLARRTGAPVPPVRIDEAAVAAAFVSERLLRIDGRSLTPFAPLSGFLRTGDGWVRTHANYPHHRAALLRALGLHDPGDGDDRALARNLAAELASRTAHEVQETVYAAGGLAVAVAGAPGPPPAETPPLTVRSAPGEGPARPLPPAALPAAGVRVLDLTRVIAGPVATRTLALLGADVLRIDPPRLPEDPDAHADTGPGKRSALLDLAAPGDRRIFDELLDTADVLVLGYRPGALDALGLDPGTLAARRPGLITARLDAWGDPNPLAGRRGFDSLVQAATGIAAVEAAEDGRPGVLPAQALDHGTGYLLAAAVLRALTERQETGGGRLLRLSLAATASWLLHGIRPPLPEPPRSPAPDPAPWLTTTASPYGTLRHALTPVHYEGAPRSWSRPPSRWGTDRPVWA